Proteins found in one Nocardia brasiliensis ATCC 700358 genomic segment:
- a CDS encoding GNAT family N-acetyltransferase produces the protein MYRLAALSDLARVAAVEQERFGADAYPYFVLRQLFDLHGCDWLVAEVDDVVCGHLLVALTPDRRAWLLSFAVTESKCGRGYGSTLLAQAIELCSRHSVRSILITVRPTNQSAYNLYKRMGFTWTAYEEHYFGIGEPRDILEYKL, from the coding sequence CGATCTCGCCCGTGTCGCGGCGGTCGAGCAGGAACGGTTCGGCGCCGACGCCTACCCTTACTTCGTGTTGCGCCAGCTCTTCGACCTGCACGGCTGCGACTGGCTGGTCGCGGAGGTGGACGACGTCGTCTGCGGGCACCTGCTGGTCGCCCTCACCCCCGATCGGCGCGCCTGGTTGCTCAGCTTCGCCGTCACCGAGAGCAAGTGCGGCAGGGGCTACGGGTCAACCCTTTTGGCGCAGGCGATCGAGCTGTGCAGCCGACACTCGGTGCGCAGCATCCTGATAACCGTCCGGCCAACCAACCAGTCGGCCTATAACCTATACAAGCGAATGGGTTTCACCTGGACCGCTTATGAGGAGCACTACTTCGGCATCGGCGAGCCTCGCGACATACTCGAGTACAAACTCTGA